A window of Diabrotica virgifera virgifera chromosome 9, PGI_DIABVI_V3a contains these coding sequences:
- the LOC126891225 gene encoding uncharacterized protein LOC126891225, whose product MEGLIRRRGSQKAKVTIFSKYISPLHDRIKKGDSISELEVLQTVEMLSGIESLVEFNEIQDQIETLVKADQLATEVLEREEFYNKHSSVVAIARKIIRDYGGDKASERSKNSYAGHCIEPKPIELGHFNGNMDNWLDYANIFESLVNKNEYLDNIRRFHYLRSSLQGSAAQIIRTLEFTAENYEIAWKLVRERYDNNRLLISNHVNALFNIEPINKESSGRLRQLVDIFSKHLYALKQLGLPTEYWDVLLIHIISSKFDTYTLRAWENSKTSNEIPSFDDFKTFLKSRADLLESIEANQAEKENTRNNSQAGAYPRNTKNSQNTRGLYSSQDTPNNTDSARCCPMCNGEHAIYQCGEFLRLSSKERFDKVRKMNLCTNCLKGGHYYRRCKQSTCKRCSSKHHTYLHPDRSSERNTPSMRQPVVSASENQAVDDLQGTLNTTNLTASAVSSKASPEQSILSTVLVNIVDGQGKSYAVRALLDCGSQSSFITENVCDRLRIKRSRVDISVLGINNASSPVRFRLHTSG is encoded by the exons ATGGAAGGTCTTATTCGTAGACGAGGTTCTCAGAAAGCCAAGGTTACAATCTTTAGCAAATACATCTCTCCATTACATGACAGAATAAAAAAGGGTGACAGCATTTCCGAGTTAGAGGTGTTACAGACGGTCGAAATGTTGAGCGGTATTGAGAGCTTAGTTGAATTTAATGAAATTCAAGATCAAATTGAAACTTTAGTCAAAGCGGATCAGTTAGCTACGGAGGTTCTTGAGCGCGAGGAATTTTATAATAAGCACTCTTCTGTAGTAGCGATCGCGAGAAAAATCATCCGCGATTATGGGGGCGATAAAGCTAGTGAGCGCTCTAAAAATTCATACGCGGGTCACTGTATTGAGCCGAAACCGATAGAATTAGGACATTTTAACGGGAATATGGACAATTGGCTTGATTATGCTAATATCTTTGAGTCCTTAGTCAACAAGAATGAGTACTTAGATAATATTAGGCGTTTTCATTATCTAAGAAGTTCTCTACAAGGCAGCGCCGCTCAAATCATACGAACTTTGGAATTCACCGCGGAAAATTACGAGATTGCGTGGAAATTAGTTAGGGAAAGGTACGATAATAATAGATTATTAATATCCAATCACGTCAATGCGTTATTCAATATAGAACCGATAAATAAAGAGTCATCTGGTAGATTGAGGCAACTAGTTGACATTTTTTCAAAACATTTATACGCATTAAAGCAACTAGGCTTACCTACAGAATATTGGGACGTTCTCCTGATTCATATTATTTCGAGCAAATTTGACACATATACTTTACGCGCGTGGGAGAACAGCAAGACGAGCAACGAAATACCTAGTTTCGACGATTTTAAGACGTTTTTAAAATCAAGGGCGGACCTCTTAGAATCAATTGAGGCAAATCAAGCGGAAAAAGAGAATACGCGAAATAATTCGCAAGCGGGCGCATATCCGCGGAATACAAAAAATTCGCAGAATACTCGCGGTCTATACTCATCGCAAGACACTCCAAACAATACAGATAGTGCGAGATGTTGCCCTATGTGCAATGGGGAACATGCTATCTATCAATGCGGCGAATTTTTAAGGCTTTCATCGAAGGAAAGATTCGATAAAGTACGAAAGATGAACCTTTGCACGAACTGCCTTAAAGGGGGGCACTACTACAGGAGGTGTAAACAATCAACGTGCAAGAGGTGTTCTTCTAAACATCACACGTATTTGCACCCCGATAGGTCAAGCGAGCGAAACACACCTTCAATGCGACAACCTGTAGTAAGTGCGAGCGAAAATCAAGCGGTAGATGACCTACAAGGCACTCTAAATACTACCAATTTGACAGCTTCTGCTGTTAGCAGCAAGGCCAGCCCTGAACAAAGCATACTATCCACAGTATTGGTCAATATTGTCGATGGCCAGGGCAAATCATACGCGGTGCGAGCGCTACTAGACTGCGGCTCGCAGAGTTCATTTATCACGGAAAATGTATGCGATCGGCTTCGAATTAAACGAAGCAGAGTGGACATATCTGTCTTAGGGATAAACAACGCGTCATCTCCCGTTCGTTTCAG GCTTCATACCAGCGGTTAA